The following proteins are encoded in a genomic region of Zonotrichia leucophrys gambelii isolate GWCS_2022_RI unplaced genomic scaffold, RI_Zleu_2.0 Scaffold_175_98730, whole genome shotgun sequence:
- the LOC135461114 gene encoding histone H3.3A, with product MARTKQTARKSTGGKAPRKQLATKAARKSAPSTGGVKKPHRYRPGTVALREIRRYQKSTELLIRKLPFQRLVREIAQDFKTDLRFQSAAIGALQEASEAYLVGLFEDTNLCAIHAKRVTIMPKDIQLARRIRGERA from the exons ATGGCCCGCACCAAGCAGACGGCTCGGAAATCCACCGGCGGCAAAGCGCCGCGCAAGCAGCTCGCCACCAAGGCGGCCCGGAAGAGCGCGCCGTCCACGGGGGGCGTCAAGAAACCGCATCGCTACCG ccccgggaCGGTGGCGCTGCGCGAGATCCGGCGCTACCAGAAATCCACGGAGCTGCTGATCCGGAAGCTTCCGTTCCAGCGGCTGGTGCGGGAGATCGCGCAGGACTTCAAAACCGACCTGCGCTTCCAGAGCGCCGCCATCGGGGCGctgcag GAGGCCAGCGAGGCGTACCTGGTGGGGCTCTTTGAGGACACCAACCTGTGCGCCATCCACGCCAAGCGCGTCACCATCATGCCCAAGGACATCCAGCTGGCGCGGCGGATCCGCGGCGAGCGCGCCTGA